Sequence from the Nocardia cyriacigeorgica GUH-2 genome:
AAACTGCTGTGCCTGGACGAGCCGGCCGCCGGGTTCAATCCGAGCGAGAAATCGGCGTTGATGGATCTGATCCGCAAGATCCGTGACGACGGGTTCACGGTGCTGCTGATCGAGCACGATATGCGGCTGGTGATGGGGGTGACCGACCGGATCGTGGTGCTCGAATTCGGCCGCAAGATCGCCGACGGCCTGCCCGCCGATATCCGGGCCGATCCGGCGGTGATCGCCGCCTACCTCGGGGTGCCCGACGACGAGGACGGACAGGACGCATGAGCACAGCCGAACCGATGCTCGAAGTCGACGAGATCTACGTCAACTACGGCAGAATCCAAGCGCTGCACGGTATCTCGCTGCGGGTGGCCGAAGGGGAGTTGGTCACCCTGCTCGGCGCCAACGGTGCGGGCAAGACCACCACCATGCGGGCGCTGTCGGGGCTGCTGCCGCTGACCAAGGGCCGCATCGTGTTCGAAGGCCGCGACATCAGCCGGATGAAGGCCCATGAACGCGTCGTCGCCGGATTGATCCAGGCACCGGAAGGCCGCGGCATCTTCCCCGGCATGTCGGTGCAGGAAAACCTCGACATGGGTTGCTATGCACGGCCTTTCAAACAGAAGACCGAGTACGCCGCCACCTTGGACCGGGTGTTCGACCTGTTCCCGCGGCTGCAAGAACGACGCAAACAGGTCGGCGGCACCCTCTCCGGTGGTGAACAGCAGATGCTGGCCATCGGCCGATCGCTGATGGCGCGCCCGCGGCTGCTGCTGCTCGACGAACCGTCGATGGGGTTGGCGCCCATGGTGATCCAGCAGATCTTCCGCATCATCAGCGAGATCAACCAGCAGGGCACCACGGTCCTGCTGGTCGAGCAGAACGCCAGGCAGGCACTCAAACGCAGCGACCGCGGCTACATCCTGGAGACCGGTGCGGTGACCAAAACCGGCACCGGGGCCGACCTGCTCGTCGACCCCGCGGTGAAGTCGGCGTACCTGGGCGTGGGGTGAGCGCTCGCGCCCGGGTGTCGGCCGTTCGACTTGTCGGTGGCTGTCCCTAGACTCTGGGGGGTGAGTTCACCGACGACAGCCCCGCGTTCTGCCTCTTCCGGATCCGGCACGGCACCGAGCACCGCGTCGAGTGCCGCCGCGACGGCCACGGGGGAGCGGCCGACGCTATTGCTGATCGACGGCCACTCGGTGGCCTACCGCGCGTTCTACGCGCTACCGGCGGAGAACTTCAAGACCGTCACCGGGCAGACCACCAACGCGGTGTACGGGTTCACCGCCATGCTGATCAACCTGCTGCGCGATGAGAAGCCCACCCATATCGCGGCGGCGTTCGACGTCTCGCGCCAGACCTTCCGCACCGAGGCCTACCCGGAATACAAGGCCAACCGCACCAGCACGCCCGACGAGTTCCGCGGCCAGGTCGAGCTCGCCAAGGAGGTGCTCGGCGCGCTCGGCATCCCGGTGATGGCCATCGACGGCTACGAGGCCGACGACGTCATCGCCACGCTCACCACCCAGGCGGTGCCGCAGGGCTACCGGGTACTCATCGTCACCGGCGACCGCGACTCGATTCAGCTGGTCAACGACGACGTCACCGTGCTCTACCCGCGCAAGGGCGTCTCCGACCTGACCCGCTTCACCCCCGAGGAAGTGCAGGCCAAATACGGCCTCAGCCCGGCGCAGTACCCCGACTACGCGGCGCTGCGCGGCGACCCGAGCGACAACTTGCCCGGCATCCCCGGGGTGGGGGAGAAGACGGCTGCCAAGTGGATCCGCGAATACGGTGATCTGGCCACCCTGGTCGACAAGGTCGACGAGGTGCGCGGCAAGGTCGGCGACGCGCTGCGCGCCAACCTCAGCAGCGTGGTGCTCAACCGTCAGCTCACCGAGATGGTGCGCGATGTGCCGCTGCCCTACACCCCCGACCAGCTCGCTCAGGCCCCGTGGGACCGCGAACGCATCCACCGGCTCTTCGACGACCTGGAATTCCGGGTGCTGCGCGATCGGCTGTTCGAGACCCTCGCCCCGCCGAGCCCGGAGGCCGAATCCGGTTTCGAGATCAGCGGCTCCTCGCTGGCGCCGGGCAGCGTCGGCGACTGGCTCACCGATCACGCGCCGGTCGGCGTGCGCCACGGTGTGTCGGTGGTGGGGTCGGGTGCGCCCGCGCACGGCGACGTCAAGGCGATCGCCATCGCCGCGGCCGACGGTGAGGGCGCCTATATCGACGTCACCGGGATGACGCCGGAGGACGAGGCCCGCCTCGGTGCCTGGCTGGCCGACCCGGCCCGGCCCAAGGCCCTGCACGAAGCCAAGTCCGCCATCCACGCCCTGCGCGGGCGCGGGTGGTCGCTGGCCGGGCTCACCAGCGATACCGCGCTGGCCGCCTACCTGGTGCGGCCGGGGCAGCGCAGCTTCAACCTCGACGATCTGTCGTTGCGCTACCTGCACCGCGAGCTGCGCGCCGAGACCGACGAGACCCCGCAGCTGTCGTTGCTCGACGACGAAGACGCCGTCGATACCGAACTCGCGCAGACCGAGATGCTGCGGGCCCGCGCCGTCGCCGACCTGGCCGAGGCCCTCGACGGCGAGCTGGCCGGCATCGAATCCACCGCGCTGCTCGGCGAAATGGAGCTGCCGCTACTGGAAGTGCTGGCCACCCTCGAAGACGCGGGCATCGCCGTCGACGTCGACCAGCTCGAGACGCTGCAACGCCAGTTCGCCGACAAGGTGAACGAGGCGGCCGAGGCGGCCTACGGGGTGATCGGCAAGCAGATCAACCTCGGCTCGCCCAAGCAGTTGCAGGTGGTGCTGTTCGACGAGCTCGACATGCCCAAGACCAAACGCACCAAGACCGGCTACACCACCGACGCCGACGCGCTGGAATCGCTCTACGAGAAGACCGAGCACCCGTTCCTGGCGCATCTGCTGGCCCACCGCGACGCCACCCGGCTCAAGGTCACCGTGGACGGGCTGCTCAAATCCGTCGCCGACGACGGCCGCATCCACACCACGTTCAACCAGACCAT
This genomic interval carries:
- a CDS encoding ABC transporter ATP-binding protein: MSTAEPMLEVDEIYVNYGRIQALHGISLRVAEGELVTLLGANGAGKTTTMRALSGLLPLTKGRIVFEGRDISRMKAHERVVAGLIQAPEGRGIFPGMSVQENLDMGCYARPFKQKTEYAATLDRVFDLFPRLQERRKQVGGTLSGGEQQMLAIGRSLMARPRLLLLDEPSMGLAPMVIQQIFRIISEINQQGTTVLLVEQNARQALKRSDRGYILETGAVTKTGTGADLLVDPAVKSAYLGVG
- the polA gene encoding DNA polymerase I, which encodes MSSPTTAPRSASSGSGTAPSTASSAAATATGERPTLLLIDGHSVAYRAFYALPAENFKTVTGQTTNAVYGFTAMLINLLRDEKPTHIAAAFDVSRQTFRTEAYPEYKANRTSTPDEFRGQVELAKEVLGALGIPVMAIDGYEADDVIATLTTQAVPQGYRVLIVTGDRDSIQLVNDDVTVLYPRKGVSDLTRFTPEEVQAKYGLSPAQYPDYAALRGDPSDNLPGIPGVGEKTAAKWIREYGDLATLVDKVDEVRGKVGDALRANLSSVVLNRQLTEMVRDVPLPYTPDQLAQAPWDRERIHRLFDDLEFRVLRDRLFETLAPPSPEAESGFEISGSSLAPGSVGDWLTDHAPVGVRHGVSVVGSGAPAHGDVKAIAIAAADGEGAYIDVTGMTPEDEARLGAWLADPARPKALHEAKSAIHALRGRGWSLAGLTSDTALAAYLVRPGQRSFNLDDLSLRYLHRELRAETDETPQLSLLDDEDAVDTELAQTEMLRARAVADLAEALDGELAGIESTALLGEMELPLLEVLATLEDAGIAVDVDQLETLQRQFADKVNEAAEAAYGVIGKQINLGSPKQLQVVLFDELDMPKTKRTKTGYTTDADALESLYEKTEHPFLAHLLAHRDATRLKVTVDGLLKSVADDGRIHTTFNQTIAATGRLSSTEPNLQNIPIRTDTGRQIRDTFVVGPGYESLMTADYSQIEMRIMAHLSGDAGLIEAFNSGEDLHTFVASKAFDIPISEVNPEMRRRIKAMSYGLAYGLSSYGLSAQLKISTQEAKDQMEVYFARFGGIRDYLHEVVEQARKVGYTQTLFGRRRYLPDLDSSNRQRREAAERMALNAPIQGTAADIIKVAMINVHKAIQDAGLQSRMLLQIHDELLFEVAPGEREALEELARREMAAAIDLSVPLDVSVGTGRSWDSAAH